CCAATCAAATTCTGACACCGTTCACTCAAGAGTGGGAGTCGAACCTTGATTTTCCTAGAGTCGCAATCCACTCAACCAACTACTTGCTTACTGTCCAATCGAAGCAAGTAATAACTTTTTAAATAAACTACTTGTAATCGGAGTGTATTGGATAAGTGTATTGGCCAGCCAGCTTTTATGAAGCGTATCTTGCACTACTGTTAGTGGAATAGCCCCTGCAATTGTCAAAACAATCTGTAAAGACACAATAGCCACAAGTACAGCCAAGGCACCGCTGATGAGATTGGTCACTCTCGTATCTGGATCAGCAAAGCGTAGGAGGTGTACCAGTAGCCCCAACAGGCGTAACAAGGTATAGACGACTCCATAAACGACCAAGAATGCCAAACCGGCGTAAAATATCTTATCCAGACTAAACAAGTATTGCGGTTCAAAATAATAGGTGCTCGCTCCCTGCGCAGCATTTGTAAAGGGGACCCATAAGTAGAGAAGAGCAATCAATCGCTTATAGTAACCAGCTGCGACAATGAGGGAAAAAATACTAGCAAAGGTATAATAACTTTGTAGTACAATCCCCCGACTGTAGCCAATATAAAAACTCCAAACCAAAAGAATCAACAAGACTAGGGTTATCATGATGGATCCTCGAGTTCATCTAAGTCTAGGAGAGTCACATTTTTCTTGAGCACTTTTTCTTTGACACTAGCTAATTCTACCTCTACCTTTTCATGCTCTAGCTCTCGTTTCAACTGAACAGACAAGGC
Above is a window of Streptococcus sp. zg-86 DNA encoding:
- a CDS encoding CvpA family protein, encoding MITLVLLILLVWSFYIGYSRGIVLQSYYTFASIFSLIVAAGYYKRLIALLYLWVPFTNAAQGASTYYFEPQYLFSLDKIFYAGLAFLVVYGVVYTLLRLLGLLVHLLRFADPDTRVTNLISGALAVLVAIVSLQIVLTIAGAIPLTVVQDTLHKSWLANTLIQYTPITSSLFKKLLLASIGQ